From Acidobacteriota bacterium:
CGGGGTTGTTGGACATCACCCGAACTTTTTGCAAACCCAGGAGCTGTAAAATTTCAGCGCACTGGGTGTAATCGCGGGTATCAACTTCGAGTCCCAATCGCAGATTGGCTTCGATGGTATCAGCGCCCTGGTCCTGAAGCGCATAGGCTCGAATTTTATTCAGGATGCCAATTCCACGGCCTTCCTGATGCTGATACACAATCACACCGTGACCTTCTTCGGCAATCATCTCCATTGCCCGGGTCAGTTGCCGGCCACAATCACATTTAATTGAATGAAACACATCCCCAGTCAAACACTGGGAGTGAATCCGGACCAAACTTGATTGGTCAGCCTGGGGTGTTCCCATCGTAAGCGCCACAAACTCTTCACCGCTGGTTAAACTTCGGAACCCGATAATTCGAAAATCTCCATGCTCAGTTGGTAAATTTGCTTCAGCCACCAATTCAACTGTTGACTGAGCCGGACAGCCTTCAGAGAAACCATTCATATCGTGTCCTTTCTTTTTCTGCTACCTGGTGGCGATTCTTTCCCACCAGAGTACGTCTGTATGTCGAGTTATATAAGAGCAAGAACGACTACCCTTCTACGACAGAAGTGAATGCTCATTCAGCCTGCTAAAAAGTACTTGATTGACCATGTTTTGTCAAGAATTTTTCCAAGACAAAAACTAAACAGAAATATTTTGTCCAGGATATAAACCAGACAGAATATTTAACCTTTATCTTTGATTCCGCTGGTGTCGTACCTGATGCACGAGGTGTGCTTTCTGAAATGAGAGCTCATATCCGAATGAGTCACGACATCATTCCAGGTAGATATTTTGACTTTCCTGGCTAAAGCAGGAATTAATTAAAACGGGTATTGAGGAAAAAGGTGCGAAAACAGATACACTTGATTTTGGGGGCGAGCCAACCTGAGACTACCATTTTTTTCTTCGTTGAAGAATTGAATCCAGATGCAAACATTGACAAATGATCCCAGTTTGGAGAAGGTTCAGTCGCCTCAGACACCAAAATCGAGTATCCTTAGGGGCTGCACCTTGCCCTGAACATTTTTTCGAATCACTCATCATTTCACCATGCCTAAAGACAAAGTTCTTGTTGTTGACGACGAACAACTCATCCGCTGGTCACTCACTGAAGCACTCAATGAATGGGGCTATGAATGTGTGGAAGCCGCCACGGCTTCAGCCGCCATGACATTGTTTGAATCCGAACAACCAACCGCCGTGTTGCTTGATATTAATCTCCCCGACGGATCGGGCCTCAATGTCCTGCGCGATATAAAACGCACCCAACCGCAGGCGGTTGTCATTATGATTACCGCCAATGTACTGGTTGATGACACGATTGCAGCCTTACGCGCCGGGGCGTATGACTTCATCGGGAAGCCGGTCAACCTTGAGGAGCTTCAAATCACCATCCGCAATGGCATTGAAGCCCAGCGATTGCGCAAAGAAGTCACCCAAATCAGACGCGAACAAGCCCGTCAATTCAGCTTTGAGCAAATTGTCGGGCGATCCATTGCGATGATGAACACCCTGGAACTGGCCAAAAAAGTGGCTGCCAGCGAAGTATCCTGCGTGTTGCTGCAAGGAGAATCCGGCAGCGGGAAAGACGTCATTGCCAAAGCCATTCACTACGCCTCCCGCCGGTCAAGTGAACCATTTGTGGCCATTAACTGTGCCGCGTTGCCGTCAACGCTGATTGAAAGTGAACTCTTCGGGTATGAAAAAGGGGCTTTTACTGATGCGAAAGCCCGCAAAGCCGGCCTTTTTGAACAGGCTGAAGGCGGCACGCTGTTTCTGGACGAAATTGGAGAAATGGAACTCAATCTGCAGGCCAAACTCCTTCGAGTATTAGAGGAAGGAACATTTCGCCGGGTCGGCGGCCTCAAAGATGTATCGCTCGATACCCGAGTTATTGCCGCATCAAACCGGGACCTCAAATCAGAGTGCCAGGAAGGAAAATTCCGGCTTGATCTCTATTACCGGCTTTCAGTCATTCAAATTGATGTTCCCGCCCTGCGAGAACGCGGCGATGATGGGCTAATTCTCGCCAATCACTTTATCAATCAGTTTAAACAGCAACTGCGTAAAAAAACTCGAGGTCTAAGTTCAGAGGTTGAAGATATTTTTCGAAAATACTCCTGGCCAGGCAATGTCCGTGAACTTAGAAACGTGATCGAACGGGTCATGATTTTGGAAGACGGCGATTTGATTACCACCAAGTACCTTCCCCGCGACCTGATCTTACCGGAATATCATCGCCCAATCGTGACGGCACCAGTCCCCACTCCGAGCACACAACCTTCACAAACAGCGCTTCCAGCAGTTGAGCCCAAGGCATCAACTG
This genomic window contains:
- the ribA gene encoding GTP cyclohydrolase II; the encoded protein is MNGFSEGCPAQSTVELVAEANLPTEHGDFRIIGFRSLTSGEEFVALTMGTPQADQSSLVRIHSQCLTGDVFHSIKCDCGRQLTRAMEMIAEEGHGVIVYQHQEGRGIGILNKIRAYALQDQGADTIEANLRLGLEVDTRDYTQCAEILQLLGLQKVRVMSNNPEKISTLREAGLTVVERVPIESQPFEPSMNYLRTKKERMGHLLNLV
- a CDS encoding sigma-54-dependent Fis family transcriptional regulator, coding for MPKDKVLVVDDEQLIRWSLTEALNEWGYECVEAATASAAMTLFESEQPTAVLLDINLPDGSGLNVLRDIKRTQPQAVVIMITANVLVDDTIAALRAGAYDFIGKPVNLEELQITIRNGIEAQRLRKEVTQIRREQARQFSFEQIVGRSIAMMNTLELAKKVAASEVSCVLLQGESGSGKDVIAKAIHYASRRSSEPFVAINCAALPSTLIESELFGYEKGAFTDAKARKAGLFEQAEGGTLFLDEIGEMELNLQAKLLRVLEEGTFRRVGGLKDVSLDTRVIAASNRDLKSECQEGKFRLDLYYRLSVIQIDVPALRERGDDGLILANHFINQFKQQLRKKTRGLSSEVEDIFRKYSWPGNVRELRNVIERVMILEDGDLITTKYLPRDLILPEYHRPIVTAPVPTPSTQPSQTALPAVEPKASTAGQHIFQLPTEGISIDEVEMSLVQQAMQLSGGNQTNAAKLLRISRDQLRYRLKKLEGQEVTR